The genome window AGGACGGGAGCTGGCACAAGCGGTTCCAGGTCTCGACACCGGACAGGCTTCCGGAGCAGCTTCCATACGGCATGGCGACGGAAGGCACTACGCTGGCGGTCGAAACGGGAACGGCCGCGCCGTTCACCGACGACGAGTTCAATACGCTCGGCGGATCTTTTTCAAGGATGATCCGCGACCTGCCGTACGAGGAGCAGAAGGGCTACCAGACTCACTACCTGATGATCGGACTGGAATTGATGCACCGGATGACCGGCCGGAGCGACGTGGCCGAGACTTACCGCCGGGGCGTGGACTGGTTCTGCGGCTTTCCGGACACCTTTTCGTCCGACCGTCCTCTGCAGGAGCACTACGGCGGCATCCTCTGCCGGCACCTGGGCTACGCGCACCGCCTGACCGGCGACGACTGCTACATTAAAACGGGCCTGAAGATCCTGGAACTGCTCATCGACTCGCAGGACTGGAGCGACGATCCCCGGAAGCGCGGCTCCATCGGCATGAGCCCCATGCACCTGAGCCTGTTGCTCTTCGGAGTGCCGAGCTTCCTTGCGGTGCTGCGGACCGATTAAAGGCGCTGGCGTCATTATGGGCCGAATGGACTCGCATTGCCGGTACTCTCCTTGACGCCTGCGATTCAACGGCACTTCTTGGGTAAAGCCCCGTCCTGCCCGGTATACATTTATACCCTGTATTTCGATTGTCGATCATCCGGCCGATCTTATTCAGAGATCATATCTCGGGATGGCATTGGTTGAAATCGCTTATCTACCGATACCTGATACTGAGTACGCTGATCATGTTGTTGTGCCTGCACATCGGCATGGTTACCTGGTCGACGATTCGACTGGCCAAGATCGACCGCTGGTCGTCCGGCATCCAGCTTCGGGGGAGTGAGACGATATCTACGGGAGGATCGTCGAAAGGTGCGGTCAGCCGTCTTCACGAAGGCACCTGGTTACAACTCTTTTTTATACAGTGGGCAGGAGGTTTTATCGTCGAACGCGTCACGCCCGACAGCCCCGCCGATCAAGCGGGTCTGCGGGCAGGCGACAAACTCTTATCTATCAACGGCATGGATCTGGAATTGAATCCTTCCTCCTACTTTCAGGCGCACTCGGAGAACAGACCCCGGGCCCGCCTCCACCGCACACGCACTCGGGAGGGCCGGCTACCCCCCAGCATCCACACGCTCGC of Gemmatimonadota bacterium contains these proteins:
- a CDS encoding PDZ domain-containing protein, whose amino-acid sequence is MKSLIYRYLILSTLIMLLCLHIGMVTWSTIRLAKIDRWSSGIQLRGSETISTGGSSKGAVSRLHEGTWLQLFFIQWAGGFIVERVTPDSPADQAGLRAGDKLLSINGMDLELNPSSYFQAHSENRPRARLHRTRTREGRLPPSIHTLA